From the genome of Streptomyces sp. NBC_01304:
ACCGCTCGACCTGGAACGCGACCTGCGCCTGCCCGGCGGCAACATCTTCCACCGCGACCTGGCCTTCCCCCACGCCCAGGACGGCACCGGCCGCTGGGGCGTGGAGACCGGCCACGCCAATGTGCTGCTGTGCGGGGCGGGCGCCGTACGCGGGGGAGGAGTCAGCGGGATCCCCGGGCACAACGCGGCGATGGCGGCGCTCGGCCGCTGACCGCTCGGCCGGCTGCTCAGTCGGCCGGCCGCTGCGGGGCGCTCGCCACGCCGGACTCCCGGCCGCTGAGCTCGGCGTCCAGGGTCTCCTGGGCCATGCGCATCGCGTCCGCGTACTTCGGCTCGGACATGCGCTGCCAGGCCACGTCCGGTGCCACCTCCTCGACGCGGCTCGTCACCCACCAGATGTTGCCGAACGGGTCCCGCACCCGGCCGCCGCGGTCTCCCCACGCGTTGTCGACGGCCTCGGTCACCACCCGCGCCCCGTGGGCGACGGCCGCGGCCATCGCGGCGTCCGCGTCGGGAACGTAGATCCGCAGCAGCGACGGCATCACGGGCCAGTCGTCCTGCCGGTCGAAGGCCAGCACCACCGTGTCGCCGACCCGGATCTCACCGTGGCCGATGCTGCCGTCCTCGACCTGGACGCGGGCGATTTCCTCGCCGTCGAACGCCGCGGTGACGAAGTCGAGCAGGGCGCCGGTGTCGTCGGTGACGACCCACGGCGCGACGCTGGTGTAGCCCTCGGGTGCGGTGCGGTTCATGGCTGGCCGGCCTTCCTCGTGGCTCATCGGGACAAGGAGACACTAGGGCGTGTGTCGGAAGTCCCTCCTGCCCCGCGACGCCCGGCACGCACTCTCGCCGCACCGGGCGAAAGCCCAAGTACGTCCAGTACGAGGACTTCCGCCCGGCACGCCGAGAGCACGCACCGGACGCCGCAGGGCCCGCCCTCCGGGCGGACGGAGGGACTTCCGACACACGCCCTAAGGCCGAACTAGGCCTGAACCTGTCCTAGACGGTGCGCGAAGCCGGAGGCGGCGCGGAAATTCGGTTGCCGGGGCCGGAAGCCGGTTGCTGTACTCGGCTCGACAGCACGGAGCCCAGGCGAACGCGAGGAGACGCGAGAATGCGCGGATCGTTCATGTCCACCCAGCAGGTAATTTCCCCCTACCTAAAGGACATGACGCTTCGTGCGTACGCTCAACCTCGGAATTCTGGCCCATGTCGACGCCGGTAAGACCAGCCTGACCGAGCGGCTCCTGCACGCCGCCGGAGTCATCGACGAGATCGGCCGCGTCGACGACGGCAACACCCAGACCGACTCCCTCGCCCTGGAGCGGCAGCGCGGCATCACCATCAAGTCCGCCGTCGTGTCGTTCGCCGTCGACGACACCACCGTCAACCTCATCGACACCCCCGGCCACCCGGACTTCATCGCCGAGGTGGAACGGGTCCTCAGCGTGCTCGACGGCGCCGTCCTCGTCATCTCCGCCGTCGAGGGCGTCCAGGCGCAGACCCGCGTGCTGATGCGCACGCTGCAGCGGCTGCGCATCCCCACCCTCCTGTTCATCAACAAGATCGACCGCCGTGGTGCGGACACCGCGCGCGTGCTGCGCGAGATCGGTGAGCGGCTCAGCCCGGCGATTGTCGCCATGGGGGCGGCCGATGGGCTCGGCACGCAGGATGCCTGGTTCCGGCCGTACGTCGCCGACCCTGCCGGTGACCAGAAGTTCGCGGACACCCTCACCGAGCTCCTCGCCGAGCATGACGACGCACTGCTCGCCGCCTACCTCGACGACGAACGGGCTCTCACCGGGCGGCAGTTGACCGACGCGCTCGCCGGGCAGGTCGCGCGCGGGCAGGTTCATCCGGTGTACTTCGGCTCGGCGGTCACCGGCGCGGGCATCGTCGAACTCACCGACGCCGTACGCCGGTTGCTCCCCGCGGCCGACGGCGCGGCGGACGGCCCCGTCTCCGGCACCGTCTTCAAGGTCGAGCGGGGGCCGGCGGGCGAGAAGGTCGCGTACGCGCGGATGTTCTCCGGCACCCTCGCGGTCCGGGACAGGCTGCCCTTCGGCCGGGACCGGGACGGCAATGCCAAGGAAGGCAAGGTCACCGCCCTCGGCGTCTTCGAGCGCGGTGCGGCGGCCGCCCGCGGCGAGGTCAGGGCCGGGCAGATCGGCAAGCTCTACGGCCTCGCGGGCATCCAGATCGGCGACCGGATCGGCGAACACGCCACCACGAGCGCCGACCACCACTTCGCCCCGCCCACCCTGGAAACCGTCGTCGCGCCCGCCCGGCC
Proteins encoded in this window:
- a CDS encoding VOC family protein; this encodes MNRTAPEGYTSVAPWVVTDDTGALLDFVTAAFDGEEIARVQVEDGSIGHGEIRVGDTVVLAFDRQDDWPVMPSLLRIYVPDADAAMAAAVAHGARVVTEAVDNAWGDRGGRVRDPFGNIWWVTSRVEEVAPDVAWQRMSEPKYADAMRMAQETLDAELSGRESGVASAPQRPAD
- a CDS encoding translation factor GTPase family protein; its protein translation is MRTLNLGILAHVDAGKTSLTERLLHAAGVIDEIGRVDDGNTQTDSLALERQRGITIKSAVVSFAVDDTTVNLIDTPGHPDFIAEVERVLSVLDGAVLVISAVEGVQAQTRVLMRTLQRLRIPTLLFINKIDRRGADTARVLREIGERLSPAIVAMGAADGLGTQDAWFRPYVADPAGDQKFADTLTELLAEHDDALLAAYLDDERALTGRQLTDALAGQVARGQVHPVYFGSAVTGAGIVELTDAVRRLLPAADGAADGPVSGTVFKVERGPAGEKVAYARMFSGTLAVRDRLPFGRDRDGNAKEGKVTALGVFERGAAAARGEVRAGQIGKLYGLAGIQIGDRIGEHATTSADHHFAPPTLETVVAPARPRERGALLAALTQLAEQDPLINLRQDDIRQEIHLSLYGEVQKEVIQATLADEFAIPVEFRRTTTICAERPVGTGESMEIGERDGNPFLATIGLRIDPAPVDSGVTYRLAIEPGALPMAFRKAIEETVRETLAQGLHGWRVTDCAVTLTHSGYWPRQSHSHAVFDKSMSSTAGDFRHLTPLVLMSALRQAGTRVHEPMHRFRLEIPADTYPSVLPVLTGLRAFAQRTELRGAVHVLEGEIPAAHVHDLEQRLPPLTRGEGLLESAFSHYAPVRGRAPSRPRTDHDPLHRKEYLLRVQRKVEGIRSSV